One segment of Phaeacidiphilus oryzae TH49 DNA contains the following:
- a CDS encoding AraC family transcriptional regulator, protein MRNVSLDDYDRIARPVLAIGTDYTPGHVLDWHRHRRAQLLYGATGVMIVETVDGAWTVPTDRAILIPPATRHRVTMLGVSTRSLYLEPSAVAPWWPASCRIADVPPLVRELLLAAVELDPAYDEGGRDGALAALLLHELAALSTRPSLPLHIDLPASPELAALCRGYLTAPDVRLRNEDWARRLATSERAFTRRFRRELGTSPAAWRARARLVAAVPLLREHSVTGTAARLGYSSPAAFTAAFSRAFGLPPSVFNRPAP, encoded by the coding sequence GTGCGCAACGTCTCCCTCGACGACTACGACCGGATCGCCCGCCCGGTCCTCGCCATCGGCACCGACTACACCCCCGGCCACGTCCTCGACTGGCACCGCCACCGCCGGGCGCAGCTCCTCTACGGCGCCACCGGGGTGATGATCGTCGAGACCGTGGACGGCGCCTGGACCGTCCCCACCGACCGCGCCATCCTCATCCCGCCGGCCACCCGCCACCGGGTCACCATGCTCGGCGTCAGCACCCGCAGCCTCTATCTCGAACCCTCGGCGGTCGCACCCTGGTGGCCGGCCTCCTGCCGGATCGCCGACGTCCCCCCGCTGGTACGCGAACTCCTGCTGGCCGCAGTGGAGTTGGACCCCGCCTACGACGAGGGCGGACGGGACGGCGCACTCGCCGCCCTGCTGCTCCACGAACTCGCGGCCCTCTCCACCCGCCCCTCCCTGCCGCTCCACATCGACCTGCCGGCCTCCCCCGAACTGGCCGCCCTCTGCCGCGGCTATCTGACCGCCCCCGACGTCCGGCTCCGCAACGAGGACTGGGCCCGCCGCCTGGCCACCAGCGAGCGGGCCTTCACCCGCCGCTTCCGGCGCGAGCTCGGCACAAGCCCGGCGGCCTGGCGGGCCCGCGCCCGCCTGGTCGCCGCCGTCCCCCTGCTCCGCGAGCACAGCGTCACCGGTACGGCGGCCCGCCTCGGCTACTCCTCGCCCGCCGCCTTCACCGCGGCCTTCAGCCGCGCCTTCGGCCTGCCGCCCTCGGTCTTCAACCGACCGGCCCCGTAA
- a CDS encoding GntR family transcriptional regulator — translation MFAFRIDRRSGVASYLQIVQQVQQALRLGLLEPGDRLPTAREVVEATALNPNTVLKAYRELESQGLAETRRRHGTFIVGTLGTTSAESPWRTELEDVAARARAAGLERDDLAALFTAVLDALYPPKDPR, via the coding sequence TTGTTCGCCTTCCGGATAGACCGGCGAAGCGGTGTCGCCAGCTATCTCCAGATCGTCCAGCAGGTGCAGCAGGCACTCCGCCTGGGCCTGCTGGAGCCGGGCGACCGGCTGCCCACCGCCCGCGAGGTGGTCGAGGCCACCGCCCTCAACCCCAACACCGTGCTCAAGGCCTACCGCGAGCTCGAGTCCCAGGGCCTGGCCGAGACCCGGCGCAGGCACGGGACGTTCATTGTCGGCACCCTCGGCACCACCTCCGCCGAATCGCCCTGGCGGACAGAGCTGGAGGACGTGGCCGCCCGCGCCCGCGCCGCCGGGCTGGAACGGGACGACCTCGCCGCGCTGTTCACCGCCGTACTCGATGCCCTCTACCCGCCGAAGGACCCCCGATGA
- a CDS encoding MFS transporter — translation MSRPAQESSVQERPAEARPARRMWPLYAAGFTTAFGAHSVAANLAQGGEGLARSVLYLGVLLALYDGAEIVLKPVFGTLADRVGARPVLLGGLLAFAAASGLFLAVRDPQWLWAARLGQGAAASAFSPAASALVARLNPAARHGRAFGSYGFWKSLGYAGGPLLGSALVWAGGLPLLFAVLTALPLAVAGWVAAAVPSLPPLPRTRQTLLDLAHRLGDGAFLRQVAALAASTAALSVGVGFLPATGRADGLPPLATGAAVSVLALCAALVQPRVGRAHDSGRLSARQGLLGGLLATAAGLAVAAAVPGVAGLLSAAVLTGAGTGALTPIGFARLAATSPPERLGQTMGAAELGREAGDAAGPLLVGAVASTAGLPWGYAALAAATALLIPVLRR, via the coding sequence ATGAGCCGCCCCGCGCAGGAGTCCTCCGTCCAGGAGAGGCCGGCCGAGGCGAGGCCGGCCAGGCGGATGTGGCCGCTCTACGCGGCCGGCTTCACCACCGCCTTCGGGGCCCACTCCGTCGCGGCCAACCTCGCCCAGGGCGGCGAGGGGCTGGCCCGGTCCGTCCTCTACCTGGGCGTGCTGCTCGCCCTCTACGACGGCGCCGAGATCGTCCTCAAGCCGGTCTTCGGCACGCTGGCCGACCGGGTCGGCGCCCGGCCCGTGCTCCTCGGCGGACTGCTGGCGTTCGCCGCCGCCTCCGGCCTCTTCCTCGCGGTGCGCGACCCGCAGTGGCTGTGGGCGGCCCGGCTCGGCCAGGGCGCGGCGGCCTCCGCGTTCTCCCCGGCCGCGTCCGCGCTGGTCGCCCGGCTCAACCCGGCGGCCAGGCACGGGCGGGCCTTCGGCTCGTACGGCTTCTGGAAATCCCTCGGCTACGCGGGCGGCCCGCTGCTGGGCAGCGCGCTGGTGTGGGCGGGCGGTCTGCCGCTGCTCTTCGCCGTGCTGACCGCGCTGCCGCTGGCGGTGGCCGGGTGGGTGGCGGCGGCGGTGCCGTCCCTTCCGCCGCTGCCCCGTACCCGTCAGACCCTGCTCGACCTGGCCCACCGGCTCGGCGACGGCGCCTTCCTGCGGCAGGTCGCCGCGCTGGCCGCGTCGACCGCGGCGCTCTCGGTCGGGGTCGGCTTCCTGCCGGCGACCGGCCGCGCGGACGGGCTTCCACCGCTCGCCACCGGCGCGGCGGTCTCCGTGCTCGCGCTGTGCGCGGCGCTGGTGCAGCCGCGGGTGGGGCGGGCGCACGACTCCGGCCGCCTCTCGGCCCGGCAGGGTCTGCTGGGCGGCCTCCTGGCCACCGCGGCCGGACTCGCCGTCGCGGCGGCCGTGCCGGGAGTCGCCGGCCTCTTGTCGGCCGCCGTCCTCACCGGCGCGGGCACCGGCGCCCTCACCCCCATCGGCTTCGCCCGTCTCGCCGCGACCTCCCCGCCGGAGCGACTGGGCCAGACCATGGGCGCCGCCGAGCTCGGCCGCGAGGCCGGCGACGCCGCCGGGCCCCTTCTGGTGGGCGCGGTCGCCTCCACCGCCGGCCTCCCCTGGGGCTACGCCGCCCTGGCGGCAGCGACAGCCCTGTTGATCCCGGTCCTCCGCCGCTGA
- a CDS encoding cation diffusion facilitator family transporter, whose translation MAEETESVGTVLLAGTMNLGIAVAKAIGGIVSGSSAMLSEAAHSVADTVTEVLLFTALKTSERPPDDAHPLGYGQALYVWAMLASVATFVGGAVFSFYDGIHTLVQGEELGSPLVSYIVLAVSFVLEGTSLLRGVRQVRGEAAGLDVPALRHLRRTPDTTVKAVVLEDTAALIGLVLAAGGLLAGQLTGSGVWDGVASICIGVLLTAVAVELGRSNASMLIGRALPDRMERALAGELAALPGVEEVLELVTAVQGRHEVLVAAKVDFRDAETAAEIERLCDEAERMLRERHPSIARVFLDPTPGRSNVSGNETGGASAEG comes from the coding sequence GTGGCCGAAGAGACCGAGAGTGTGGGGACCGTCCTGCTCGCCGGGACGATGAATCTGGGGATCGCCGTCGCGAAGGCGATCGGGGGGATCGTCAGCGGATCGAGCGCGATGCTCTCCGAGGCGGCGCACTCGGTCGCCGACACGGTGACCGAGGTGCTCCTCTTCACCGCGCTGAAGACCAGCGAGCGCCCGCCCGACGACGCCCATCCGCTGGGCTACGGGCAGGCGCTCTACGTCTGGGCGATGCTGGCCTCCGTCGCCACCTTCGTCGGCGGCGCCGTCTTCTCCTTCTACGACGGGATCCACACCCTGGTCCAGGGCGAGGAACTGGGCTCGCCGCTGGTCTCGTACATCGTCCTCGCCGTCTCCTTCGTGCTGGAGGGGACCTCGCTGCTGCGCGGGGTGCGCCAGGTGCGCGGCGAGGCCGCCGGCCTCGACGTGCCCGCCCTCCGCCATCTGCGCCGTACCCCCGACACCACGGTGAAGGCGGTGGTGCTGGAGGACACGGCCGCTCTGATCGGGCTGGTGCTGGCGGCGGGGGGCCTGCTGGCCGGTCAGCTGACCGGCTCGGGGGTCTGGGACGGGGTGGCCTCGATCTGCATCGGCGTCCTCCTCACCGCGGTCGCCGTCGAACTGGGCCGCAGCAACGCGTCCATGCTGATCGGGCGCGCCCTCCCGGACCGGATGGAGCGGGCGCTCGCCGGGGAGTTGGCGGCCCTCCCGGGGGTGGAGGAGGTCCTGGAGCTGGTCACGGCGGTGCAGGGGCGGCACGAGGTGCTGGTCGCGGCCAAGGTGGACTTCCGGGACGCGGAGACGGCCGCCGAGATCGAGCGGCTGTGCGACGAGGCGGAGCGGATGCTGCGCGAGCGCCACCCGTCCATCGCCCGGGTGTTCCTGGATCCGACACCGGGTCGTTCGAACGTGTCAGGCAACGAAACTGGCGGCGCGTCAGCGGAAGGCTGA
- a CDS encoding ABC transporter ATP-binding protein encodes MTPSASGSAPVLAARGLSRRYRRRGPDALSDCTFRLPAGVICALVGPNGSGKSTLLDTVAGLDRPSAGSLEVLGGPPRAGHPRISHLAQGRPLFPWLTVRETLRYGARANQGGWNAELAERVVAAGGFGAGTRIRELSGGQRTRVALALALGKRADLLLLDEPMADLDVLARQELMGLLMADVAENGSTVVMSSHIITELADVCDHLLLLDRGRARVCGDIDELTAAHAVVTVAGGAEQLSGHTVVESRAAGRGTSALLRPSAPLPEAWEPRTPSLEELVLAYLSAPQALDLDLSQPQSAEETAA; translated from the coding sequence ATGACGCCATCCGCCAGCGGCTCTGCCCCGGTGCTCGCAGCCCGCGGCCTCAGCCGGAGATACCGCCGCCGGGGCCCCGACGCCCTCAGCGACTGCACCTTCCGGCTGCCCGCCGGGGTGATCTGCGCGCTGGTCGGCCCCAACGGCTCCGGCAAGTCCACGCTGCTGGACACCGTCGCCGGGCTGGACCGCCCGAGCGCCGGCTCGCTGGAGGTGCTCGGCGGACCACCCCGCGCGGGCCACCCGCGGATCTCCCATCTGGCCCAGGGCCGCCCGCTCTTCCCCTGGCTCACCGTCCGCGAGACCCTCCGCTACGGCGCCCGCGCCAACCAGGGCGGATGGAACGCCGAGCTGGCCGAACGGGTCGTCGCCGCGGGCGGGTTCGGCGCCGGCACCCGCATCCGCGAGCTCTCCGGGGGCCAGCGCACCCGGGTCGCCCTGGCCCTGGCCCTCGGCAAGCGCGCCGACCTCCTCCTCCTCGACGAGCCGATGGCGGATCTGGACGTGCTGGCCCGCCAGGAGCTGATGGGCCTGCTGATGGCGGATGTCGCGGAGAACGGCAGCACTGTGGTGATGTCCTCGCACATCATCACCGAGCTCGCCGACGTCTGCGACCATCTGCTGCTGCTCGACAGAGGCCGCGCCCGGGTCTGCGGCGACATCGACGAACTCACCGCCGCGCACGCGGTGGTGACTGTGGCCGGCGGTGCCGAGCAGCTCTCCGGGCACACCGTGGTGGAGTCCCGCGCAGCCGGCCGCGGAACCAGCGCCCTCCTCCGCCCGTCCGCACCGCTGCCGGAGGCCTGGGAGCCCCGCACCCCCTCCCTGGAGGAGCTGGTGCTCGCCTACCTCTCCGCCCCCCAGGCCCTGGACCTCGACCTTTCCCAGCCGCAGTCCGCCGAGGAGACCGCCGCATGA
- a CDS encoding Chromate resistance protein ChrB — protein sequence MNAHSTDPTQWKLLILRLPAQPSRHRVAVWRELRRVGALSLGQGVWAVPEVPVFEAGVHRALALAAQAPDGEALTLRATGGSARDGARLAELFSAAREEEWAEFLADCGKYQEELEKEIRTRKFTLAELEEEEQSLERLRRWHRDIRSRDVFGAPSAEVATSRLDHCADSLQEYSELVLAHLHAFDHPADGPS from the coding sequence GTGAACGCTCATTCCACCGACCCGACCCAGTGGAAGCTGCTCATCCTGCGGCTCCCCGCCCAGCCGTCCCGCCACCGCGTCGCGGTCTGGCGCGAGCTGCGCCGGGTCGGCGCCCTCTCGCTCGGCCAGGGCGTCTGGGCGGTGCCCGAGGTGCCGGTCTTCGAGGCGGGCGTCCACCGGGCGCTCGCCCTCGCCGCGCAGGCCCCGGACGGGGAGGCGCTGACCCTCCGCGCCACCGGCGGCTCCGCGCGGGACGGCGCCCGCCTCGCCGAGCTGTTCTCGGCAGCCCGCGAGGAGGAATGGGCCGAGTTCCTCGCCGACTGCGGCAAGTACCAGGAGGAGCTGGAGAAGGAGATCCGCACCCGGAAGTTCACCCTCGCCGAGCTCGAGGAGGAGGAGCAGAGCCTGGAGCGGCTGCGCCGCTGGCACCGCGACATCCGCTCCCGAGACGTCTTCGGTGCCCCCTCCGCGGAGGTGGCGACCAGCAGGCTCGACCACTGCGCGGACTCCCTCCAGGAGTACAGCGAGCTCGTCCTGGCCCACCTCCACGCCTTCGACCACCCCGCGGACGGACCGTCATGA
- a CDS encoding TSUP family transporter — MSVLLLVAIGVVTGLTTVLFGFGGGFVAVPVIVWMDAGLGAEAAHTAVATSSVVMVVNAAVATAATDRGVLGELRRSRALLVLLGLGGVLGAVAARWAPGAVTQWGFVAYLVGTIVDLLLRPGFFAGRGSGRGRWREGRDAPAAEGGVPAGRGSGRIAGGFGVPIGAVASFLGLGGSVLTVPMLRRSGLAMRTATSLANPLTLAISAPALAVFLVGGGGGGAAAGAGGVLLLGAVDVGAGAALLVGALPVIVALRRRPPEIPDRVYAWTYLGLLVAVTLAMTASAVG; from the coding sequence GTGAGTGTTCTGTTGCTGGTCGCGATCGGTGTGGTCACCGGGCTGACCACGGTGTTGTTCGGGTTCGGCGGGGGCTTCGTCGCGGTGCCGGTGATCGTGTGGATGGACGCCGGGCTGGGGGCGGAGGCCGCGCATACGGCGGTGGCCACCTCCTCGGTGGTGATGGTGGTGAACGCGGCGGTGGCGACGGCGGCGACCGATCGTGGCGTGCTGGGAGAGCTGCGGCGGAGCCGTGCGCTGCTGGTGCTGCTGGGCCTCGGGGGAGTGCTGGGCGCGGTGGCGGCGCGGTGGGCGCCGGGGGCGGTGACCCAGTGGGGGTTCGTGGCGTACCTGGTGGGGACGATCGTGGATCTGCTGCTGCGACCGGGGTTCTTCGCGGGGCGAGGGAGCGGGCGCGGGCGCTGGCGCGAGGGGCGGGACGCGCCCGCTGCGGAGGGCGGCGTGCCGGCCGGCCGGGGGAGCGGGCGGATCGCCGGCGGGTTCGGGGTGCCGATCGGGGCGGTGGCCTCGTTTCTCGGGCTGGGCGGGAGCGTGCTGACCGTGCCGATGCTGCGGCGGTCGGGGTTGGCGATGCGGACGGCCACGTCGCTGGCGAATCCGCTGACGCTGGCGATCAGCGCACCGGCGTTGGCGGTGTTCCTGGTGGGCGGGGGTGGCGGCGGGGCCGCCGCGGGGGCCGGGGGAGTACTGCTGCTGGGGGCCGTGGACGTGGGGGCGGGGGCGGCGTTGCTGGTGGGGGCGCTGCCGGTGATCGTCGCCCTGCGGCGGCGGCCGCCGGAGATTCCGGACCGGGTGTACGCGTGGACGTATCTCGGGTTGCTGGTGGCGGTGACGCTGGCGATGACGGCGTCGGCGGTGGGCTGA
- a CDS encoding SPFH domain-containing protein, producing MDAIRGEFIDIVEWTDDSRDTLVWRFPRHDNEIKMGARLVVRESQVAVFVNEGRIADVFAPGTYTLRTQNLPLLSTLKGWKYGFDSPFKAEVYFVTTRQFTDLKWGTANPVIVRDAEFGMVRLRAFGTCAARVVDAAALLRELAGTDPQFRTEEVAEYLRALIVSHLSQALATAGVPILDLATQQDSLASRLAGILSEDLRSVGIELPRFSIENISLPPEVEAAIDTRSRMGIAGDLDRYTRFQAADAIGEAARNPGGAGEGIGLGAGLAMGQRLANALGPQPAAGPQPAAPGQQAAQPPQPQAASQQPPQRQAVPPQPPSPQGAVPPPLPQPAAQWFVAVGGRQYGPYEEETLPGLIGSGRFTRETLVWKDGMAGWLAAARVPELAALFGSVPPPLPPQPPQS from the coding sequence ATGGATGCCATCCGCGGCGAGTTCATCGACATCGTCGAGTGGACGGACGACAGCCGGGACACGCTGGTGTGGCGGTTCCCCCGGCACGACAACGAGATCAAGATGGGCGCCCGGCTGGTGGTCCGGGAGTCGCAGGTCGCGGTCTTCGTGAACGAGGGCCGGATCGCCGACGTCTTCGCGCCCGGCACCTACACCCTGCGGACCCAGAACCTGCCGCTGCTGTCCACCCTCAAGGGCTGGAAGTACGGGTTCGACTCGCCGTTCAAGGCGGAGGTCTACTTCGTCACCACCCGGCAGTTCACCGACCTGAAGTGGGGGACGGCGAACCCGGTGATCGTCCGGGACGCCGAGTTCGGCATGGTGCGGCTGCGGGCCTTCGGCACCTGCGCCGCCCGGGTGGTGGACGCGGCCGCGCTGCTGCGCGAACTGGCCGGTACCGACCCGCAGTTCAGGACCGAGGAGGTCGCGGAGTACCTGCGCGCGCTGATCGTCAGCCACCTCTCGCAGGCGCTGGCGACGGCGGGTGTGCCCATCCTCGACCTGGCCACCCAGCAGGACTCGCTGGCCTCCCGGCTGGCCGGGATCCTCAGCGAGGACCTGCGGTCGGTCGGCATCGAGCTGCCGCGGTTCTCCATCGAGAACATCTCCCTGCCGCCGGAGGTCGAGGCGGCGATCGACACCCGCTCGCGGATGGGGATCGCCGGCGACCTCGACCGGTACACCCGGTTCCAGGCGGCGGACGCGATCGGCGAGGCGGCCCGCAACCCGGGCGGCGCGGGCGAGGGCATCGGGCTCGGGGCCGGGCTGGCGATGGGGCAGCGGCTGGCGAACGCCCTCGGGCCGCAGCCGGCGGCAGGGCCGCAGCCGGCGGCGCCCGGACAGCAGGCCGCGCAGCCCCCGCAGCCGCAGGCCGCGTCGCAGCAGCCCCCGCAGCGGCAGGCCGTGCCGCCGCAGCCGCCGTCCCCGCAGGGGGCCGTGCCGCCGCCGCTGCCGCAGCCGGCCGCGCAGTGGTTCGTGGCCGTGGGCGGCCGGCAGTACGGGCCGTACGAGGAGGAGACGCTGCCGGGTCTGATCGGCTCCGGCCGGTTCACCCGGGAGACGCTGGTGTGGAAGGACGGGATGGCCGGCTGGCTGGCGGCCGCGCGGGTGCCGGAGCTGGCGGCGCTGTTCGGCTCGGTGCCGCCGCCGCTGCCGCCGCAGCCGCCGCAGTCCTGA
- a CDS encoding RrF2 family transcriptional regulator, with the protein MRLTKGTDIALRIAMRLAVLDAPETVTTEQVAEAVGVPYSHAAKVVARLRRLGVVEATRGRGGGLVLTRAGRTVAIGSLVRELEGEGDVVGCEGEDPCPLRAACRLRAELRKAQEAFYASLDAVTLADLVEGPAGPVLLGLPVRV; encoded by the coding sequence GTGAGGTTGACGAAGGGAACCGACATCGCCCTGCGCATCGCCATGCGCCTGGCGGTGCTCGACGCGCCGGAGACCGTCACCACCGAGCAGGTGGCCGAGGCGGTCGGAGTGCCGTACTCGCATGCGGCGAAGGTGGTCGCGCGACTGCGGCGGCTCGGCGTGGTCGAGGCGACGCGCGGGCGCGGCGGGGGCCTCGTCCTCACCAGGGCCGGGCGGACCGTCGCGATCGGCTCGCTGGTGAGGGAGTTGGAGGGGGAGGGGGACGTGGTCGGCTGCGAGGGCGAGGACCCGTGCCCGCTTCGCGCCGCCTGCCGGCTGAGAGCCGAGCTCCGCAAGGCGCAGGAGGCCTTCTACGCCTCGCTGGACGCGGTGACGCTGGCGGACCTGGTGGAGGGGCCGGCCGGCCCCGTGCTGCTGGGGCTGCCGGTGCGCGTCTGA
- a CDS encoding globin domain-containing protein, which translates to MLSEKSTEVVRATLPVVGGAIEEITGRFYGRLFAAHPELLRDLFNRGNQANGSQRQALAASIAAFASALVADPERRPDTMLARIAHKHASLGITADQYPIVHEHLFAAIVEVLGDAVTPEVAAAWDEVYWLMANALIAIEQGLYRQAGVADGEVWRRWRVAARQSETPSVTTFVVRPADGGPVPAARAGQYVSVRVPLEDGARQIRQYSLSGWPEGGLQFTVKRDGEVSAWLQDRLTAGQEIELSAPFGDIVLDENGTGGADAAGAVGRPVVLASAGIGCTPMVGMLEQLAGTGTRRPVLVVHGDEDPESHAFREEVARLVEKLADGRLEVWYRAGAEGVGARSGFVDLSQVAVPSDSVVYLCGPVPFMRAVRGQLLEAGVSPADIHYEVFGPDAEALGAA; encoded by the coding sequence ATGCTGTCGGAGAAGTCGACCGAGGTCGTACGTGCCACCCTGCCGGTGGTGGGCGGTGCCATCGAGGAGATCACCGGGCGGTTCTACGGACGGCTCTTCGCCGCCCACCCGGAGCTGCTGCGCGACCTCTTCAACCGCGGCAACCAGGCCAACGGCAGCCAGCGGCAGGCGCTCGCCGCCTCGATCGCGGCGTTCGCGAGCGCGCTGGTGGCCGACCCCGAGCGGCGGCCGGACACCATGCTGGCGCGGATCGCCCACAAGCACGCCTCGCTCGGCATCACCGCCGACCAGTACCCGATCGTCCACGAGCACCTCTTCGCCGCGATAGTCGAGGTGCTCGGCGACGCCGTCACCCCGGAGGTCGCCGCGGCCTGGGACGAGGTGTACTGGCTGATGGCCAACGCGCTGATCGCCATCGAGCAGGGGCTCTACCGGCAGGCCGGGGTCGCCGACGGCGAGGTGTGGCGGCGCTGGCGGGTGGCCGCGCGGCAGTCGGAGACGCCGTCCGTGACGACCTTCGTGGTGCGTCCGGCGGACGGCGGGCCGGTGCCGGCGGCCCGGGCCGGGCAGTACGTCTCGGTGCGGGTGCCGCTGGAGGACGGGGCGCGGCAGATCCGGCAGTACAGCCTCTCGGGGTGGCCCGAGGGCGGGCTGCAGTTCACGGTGAAGCGGGACGGCGAGGTCTCCGCCTGGCTGCAGGACCGGCTGACGGCCGGTCAGGAGATCGAGCTGAGTGCCCCGTTCGGCGACATCGTGCTGGACGAGAACGGGACCGGTGGCGCGGATGCCGCCGGGGCTGTGGGGCGGCCGGTGGTGCTGGCCTCTGCGGGCATCGGGTGCACCCCGATGGTGGGGATGCTGGAGCAGCTCGCCGGTACCGGCACCCGGCGTCCGGTGCTGGTCGTCCACGGTGACGAGGACCCGGAGAGCCACGCCTTCCGCGAGGAGGTCGCGCGGCTGGTCGAGAAGCTGGCGGACGGCCGTCTTGAGGTCTGGTACCGGGCCGGCGCCGAGGGAGTGGGGGCCCGGTCCGGCTTTGTGGACCTCTCCCAGGTGGCGGTGCCGTCGGACAGTGTGGTGTACCTGTGCGGGCCGGTGCCGTTCATGCGGGCCGTGCGCGGGCAGCTGCTGGAGGCGGGGGTCTCGCCGGCGGACATCCACTACGAGGTCTTCGGGCCGGACGCGGAGGCCCTCGGGGCGGCGTGA
- a CDS encoding M48 family metalloprotease, protein MVRTAARRALCAVALLLGFYAVAVGTLAALAALDVSLLLHPRPGTPLLADGKVIAGTAVIAAPLVRGLAASRVRRGRPPGGIAVTPEEQPELWARIRRIADQVGTRPPSEVRLIPEVNAAISESTRLLGLLPGRRRLYLGIPLQLGLTSRQLDSVLAHELGHCAHHDVRFAAATVRGRTGLLALARSYQDRQAGIHRPLRAFFSWYAQLYLRLTQSVSRSQELAADRTAARIAGTEATVAALRRLPELDAAFDYYVSRYATVGWNAGVLPPAEELFAGFRALLAEPSRQAELAAVGERAATDAEALDPYDSHPPVRRRIAALNRAAAERPPARPDAGAHPAAHPGVPRTPAPPRTPTPPPSPSSGTPTGSAPPSPSTPCPPRRPGSAGSAGPNSPTRPGASAWPASPARCWRPPPRSLAARSPGSPSCSTSSTPPAWTRWPRRSPSRSPTPCRTPPAGGRPGRPPVPPVPPVPPVPPSSRRWCRWSARPWWRAGARAGPTPGRTPSTSRTRPGSRSRPRPRCPR, encoded by the coding sequence ATGGTGCGAACCGCGGCGAGACGCGCGCTCTGCGCGGTGGCGCTGCTGCTCGGCTTCTACGCGGTGGCGGTCGGCACCCTCGCCGCGCTGGCCGCCCTCGACGTCTCACTGCTCCTTCACCCCCGGCCGGGCACCCCGCTGCTCGCCGACGGCAAGGTGATCGCCGGCACCGCGGTGATCGCCGCCCCGCTGGTACGGGGGCTGGCCGCCAGCCGGGTCCGCCGCGGCCGTCCGCCCGGCGGCATCGCGGTGACCCCGGAGGAGCAGCCCGAACTGTGGGCCCGGATCCGGCGGATCGCCGACCAGGTCGGCACCCGACCGCCGTCCGAGGTACGGCTGATACCCGAGGTGAACGCGGCGATCAGCGAGTCCACCCGGCTTCTCGGCCTCCTCCCCGGCCGCCGACGGCTGTATCTGGGGATACCGCTCCAGCTCGGGCTGACCTCCCGTCAGCTGGACTCGGTGCTGGCCCACGAGCTGGGCCACTGCGCCCACCACGACGTCCGGTTCGCCGCCGCCACGGTCCGCGGCCGGACCGGACTCCTCGCCCTGGCCCGCTCCTACCAGGACCGGCAGGCCGGCATCCACCGGCCGCTGCGGGCCTTCTTCTCCTGGTACGCGCAGCTGTACCTGCGCCTCACCCAGTCGGTCAGCCGCAGCCAGGAGCTCGCCGCCGACCGCACCGCCGCGCGGATCGCCGGGACGGAGGCGACCGTCGCCGCTCTGCGCCGGCTGCCGGAGCTGGACGCCGCCTTCGACTACTACGTCAGCCGCTATGCCACCGTCGGCTGGAACGCCGGGGTGCTGCCGCCGGCCGAGGAGCTCTTCGCGGGCTTCCGCGCGCTGCTCGCCGAACCGTCCCGGCAGGCCGAGCTGGCCGCGGTCGGCGAACGCGCCGCGACCGACGCCGAAGCCCTGGACCCCTACGACTCCCACCCGCCGGTCCGCCGGCGGATCGCCGCCCTGAACCGGGCCGCCGCGGAGCGGCCTCCGGCCAGGCCGGACGCCGGCGCCCACCCCGCCGCCCACCCCGGCGTCCCGCGGACCCCGGCGCCGCCGAGGACCCCGACACCCCCGCCATCGCCCTCCTCCGGGACGCCGACCGGATCTGCGCCGCCGTCGCCGAGCACGCCCTGCCCGCCGAGGCGGCCGGGAAGCGCCGGGTCGGCTGGGCCGAACTCGCCCACGAGGCCGGGCGCGAGCGCCTGGCCCGCGAGTCCGGCCCGCTGCTGGCGGCCGCCTCCGCGGTCGCTGGCCGCCCGGTCGCCGGGCTCGCCGAGCTGCTCGACGTCATCGACTCCGCCGGCCTGGACGCGGTGGCCGAGGCGGTCGCCGAGCCGGTCGCCGACGCCCTGCCGCACCCCGCCGGCGGGCGGGCGCCCCGGCCGTCCGCCCGTACCGCCCGTACCGCCCGTACCGCCCGTACCGCCTTCCAGCAGGCGCTGGTGCCGGTGGTCTGCGCGGCCCTGGTGGAGAGCGGGGGCGCGCGCTGGACCCACACCTGGGCGCACGCCCTCCACCTCGCGTACGCGCCCGGGATCGAGGAGCCGACCGAGGCCGCGATGTCCGCGCTGA